The Mus musculus strain C57BL/6J chromosome 2, GRCm38.p6 C57BL/6J genome has a window encoding:
- the Fkbp7 gene encoding peptidyl-prolyl cis-trans isomerase FKBP7 isoform 1 precursor (isoform 1 precursor is encoded by transcript variant 1) — protein sequence MNLLFRLAVFLSLWCCSDAQGQTKEESTEEVKIEVLHRPENCSKTSRKGDLLNAHYDGYLAKDGSKFYCSRTQDEGHPKWFVLGVGHVIKGLDIAMMDMCPGEKRKVIIPPSFAYGKEGYAEGKIPPNATLMFEIELYAVTKGPRSIETFKQIDTDNDRQLSKAEIELYLQKDFEKDANPRDKSYQKAVLEDIFKKNDHNGDGFISPKEYNVHQHDEL from the exons ATGAATCTCCTATTCAGACTAGCAGTTTTCCTTAGCCTGTGGTGTTGTTCCGATGCTCAGggacaaacaaaagaagaaagcactGAGGAAGTGAAAATAGAAGTTTTGCACCGTCCAGAAAACTGCTCCAAAACAAGCAGGAAAGGAGACTTGCTAAATGCCCATTACGATGGCTACTTGGCTAAAGACGGCTCCAAATTCTACTGCAG CCGGACACAAGATGAAGGCCACCCCAAATGGTTTGTTCTTGGTGTCGGACATGTCATAAAGGGGCTGGACATTGCTATGATGGACATGTGCcctggggaaaagagaaaggtGATTATACCGCCTTCGTTTGCATATGGAAAAGAAGGCTACG CAGAAGGCAAGATTCCACCCAATGCAACTCTGATGTTTGAGATTGAACTTTATGCTGTGACCAAAGGACCAAGGAGCATTGAAACATTTAAGCAAATAGACACGGATAATGACCGGCAACTCTCCAAAGCTGAG ATAGAGCTTTACTTACAGAAGGACTTTGAAAAAGATGCAAACCCCCGTGACAAGTCATATCAGAAGGCAGTTTTGGAAGATATCTTTAAGAAAAATGACCACAATGGAGACGGCTTCATTTCTCCTAAGGAATACAATGTGCACCAACATGATGAGCTATAA
- the Fkbp7 gene encoding peptidyl-prolyl cis-trans isomerase FKBP7 isoform 2 precursor (isoform 2 precursor is encoded by transcript variant 2), with protein MNLLFRLAVFLSLWCCSDAQGQTKEESTEEVKIEVLHRPENCSKTSRKGDLLNAHYDGYLAKDGSKFYCSRTQDEGHPKWFVLGVGHVIKGLDIAMMDMCPGEKRKVIIPPSFAYGKEGYEGKIPPNATLMFEIELYAVTKGPRSIETFKQIDTDNDRQLSKAEIELYLQKDFEKDANPRDKSYQKAVLEDIFKKNDHNGDGFISPKEYNVHQHDEL; from the exons ATGAATCTCCTATTCAGACTAGCAGTTTTCCTTAGCCTGTGGTGTTGTTCCGATGCTCAGggacaaacaaaagaagaaagcactGAGGAAGTGAAAATAGAAGTTTTGCACCGTCCAGAAAACTGCTCCAAAACAAGCAGGAAAGGAGACTTGCTAAATGCCCATTACGATGGCTACTTGGCTAAAGACGGCTCCAAATTCTACTGCAG CCGGACACAAGATGAAGGCCACCCCAAATGGTTTGTTCTTGGTGTCGGACATGTCATAAAGGGGCTGGACATTGCTATGATGGACATGTGCcctggggaaaagagaaaggtGATTATACCGCCTTCGTTTGCATATGGAAAAGAAGGCTACG AAGGCAAGATTCCACCCAATGCAACTCTGATGTTTGAGATTGAACTTTATGCTGTGACCAAAGGACCAAGGAGCATTGAAACATTTAAGCAAATAGACACGGATAATGACCGGCAACTCTCCAAAGCTGAG ATAGAGCTTTACTTACAGAAGGACTTTGAAAAAGATGCAAACCCCCGTGACAAGTCATATCAGAAGGCAGTTTTGGAAGATATCTTTAAGAAAAATGACCACAATGGAGACGGCTTCATTTCTCCTAAGGAATACAATGTGCACCAACATGATGAGCTATAA
- the Fkbp7 gene encoding peptidyl-prolyl cis-trans isomerase FKBP7 isoform 3 (isoform 3 is encoded by transcript variant 3), whose product MWLSSALINHLCAEGKIPPNATLMFEIELYAVTKGPRSIETFKQIDTDNDRQLSKAEIELYLQKDFEKDANPRDKSYQKAVLEDIFKKNDHNGDGFISPKEYNVHQHDEL is encoded by the exons ATGTGGCTTTCTAGTGCTTTGATTAACCATCTCTGTG CAGAAGGCAAGATTCCACCCAATGCAACTCTGATGTTTGAGATTGAACTTTATGCTGTGACCAAAGGACCAAGGAGCATTGAAACATTTAAGCAAATAGACACGGATAATGACCGGCAACTCTCCAAAGCTGAG ATAGAGCTTTACTTACAGAAGGACTTTGAAAAAGATGCAAACCCCCGTGACAAGTCATATCAGAAGGCAGTTTTGGAAGATATCTTTAAGAAAAATGACCACAATGGAGACGGCTTCATTTCTCCTAAGGAATACAATGTGCACCAACATGATGAGCTATAA